In a single window of the Diospyros lotus cultivar Yz01 chromosome 10, ASM1463336v1, whole genome shotgun sequence genome:
- the LOC127812053 gene encoding NAD(P)H dehydrogenase (quinone) FQR1, with the protein MATKVYIVYYSMYGHVEKLAEQIKKGAASVEGVEAKLWQVPETLSEEFLSKMSAPPKSDVPIITPGELAEADGLIFGFPTRFGMMAAQFKAFLDATGSLWRAQQLAGKPAGIFYSTGSQGGGQETTALTAITQLVHHGMVFVPIGYTFGAGMFEMEKVKGGSPYGAGTYAGDGSRQPSELELEQAFHQGKYIAAITKKLKGATA; encoded by the exons ATGGCTACCAAAGTCTATATTGT GTACTACTCTATGTACGGACATGTAGAGAAACTAGCAGAGCAGATAAAGAAAGGGGCTGCATCTGTGGAAGGAGTTGAAGCAAAGCTATGGCAG GTCCCTGAGACTCTATCAGAGGAATTCCTAAGCAAAATGAGTGCACCTCCGAAGAGTGACGTCCCAATCATTACACCAGGCGAACTTGCTGAGGCTGATGGGCTCATTTTTGGCTTCCCCACAAGATTCGGGATGATGGCTGCTCAATTCAAAGCATTTCTAGATGCAACTGGAAGTTTATGGCGAGCGCAGCAGCTTGCAGGCAAGCCGGCTGGAATCTTCTACAGCACTGGATCCCAAGGCGGGGGACAAGAAACCACTGC GTTGACGGCCATCACCCAGCTGGTTCACCATGGCATGGTCTTCGTCCCCATCGGCTACACGTTTGGAGCTGGCATGTTCGAGATGGAAAAAGTGAAAGGTGGAAGTCCTTACGGTGCGGGGACATATGCCGGTGACGGCTCAAGACAACCCTCTGAACTCGAGCTGGAACAAGCTTTCCACCAGGGGAAGTACATCGCCGCCATCACTAAGAAGCTCAAGGGAGCTACTGCGTGA